A single window of Bordetella genomosp. 11 DNA harbors:
- the ccoP gene encoding cytochrome-c oxidase, cbb3-type subunit III, translating into MSDFTTPVWGYFVGVVAMTGIVWCLWLLYTQRRWLGKAPANEPTSTGHVWDGDLTELNNPVPRWWTVMYLLMCLFAVGYLVLFPGLGHYGGTLGYTSADDLQRQRAAQDAATRPLYARYENMPVPDIARDTRAMEIGQRLFLNNCAQCHGSDAKGAPGFPNLTDGDWLYGGSPETILQTITQGRHGVMPAWNGVIDARTASDIADYVRSLSGLGVDKSRVFSGKDAFGTYCVACHGADAKGNQALGAPNLTDDVWLYGSSQRTIEATILNGRDNSMPAQEGVLTPAQIRILTAWVWRQSNTPGQP; encoded by the coding sequence ATGAGTGACTTCACCACGCCCGTCTGGGGTTATTTCGTCGGCGTCGTCGCCATGACCGGCATCGTCTGGTGCCTCTGGCTGCTGTACACCCAGCGCCGCTGGCTGGGCAAGGCGCCCGCCAACGAGCCGACCAGCACGGGGCATGTCTGGGATGGCGACCTGACCGAACTGAACAATCCCGTCCCGCGCTGGTGGACGGTCATGTACCTGTTGATGTGCCTGTTCGCCGTGGGTTATCTGGTGCTGTTCCCCGGCCTGGGACACTACGGCGGCACGCTGGGCTATACCAGCGCCGACGACCTGCAGCGCCAGCGCGCCGCGCAGGACGCGGCCACGCGGCCCTTGTACGCCCGCTACGAAAACATGCCCGTGCCCGACATCGCGCGCGATACCCGGGCCATGGAGATCGGCCAGCGCCTGTTCCTGAACAACTGCGCCCAATGCCATGGTTCGGACGCCAAGGGCGCGCCCGGTTTCCCTAACCTGACCGACGGCGACTGGCTGTACGGCGGGTCGCCGGAGACCATCCTGCAGACCATCACCCAGGGCAGGCACGGCGTCATGCCGGCCTGGAACGGCGTCATCGATGCCCGCACCGCCTCCGATATCGCGGATTACGTGCGGTCCCTGTCCGGCCTGGGCGTGGACAAGTCGCGGGTGTTCAGCGGCAAGGATGCATTCGGCACCTATTGCGTGGCCTGCCATGGGGCGGACGCCAAAGGCAACCAGGCCCTGGGCGCGCCCAACCTGACCGATGACGTCTGGCTGTACGGCAGTTCGCAGCGCACGATCGAAGCCACCATCCTGAATGGCCGCGACAACAGCATGCCGGCGCAGGAAGGCGTGCTGACGCCGGCGCAGATCCGCATCCTGACCGCCTGGGTGTGGCGGCAATCCAATACGCCGGGCCAGCCATGA
- a CDS encoding P-type ATPase has product MRPYSIFSIPAGLSPADRQVRRHALLRLGLAWLVMMQVMMLAWPAYVRHDDLPARNLATLDWAIGLMNWASLALTLPVLVYSAWPLWHGAATRLWQGRPGMDLPVATGMAAAFVPSVHATIAGDGAVYFDSVTMFVAFLLTARYLALCARQSRAGGRNDPLRRTRATLTLYADRRAAQFCTVQLAATFATGLVWIWLDPGRFLPVTVAMLVISCPCALSMSVPAVMASADAAIGALPCADEADIRAIQAMAARKAMQNLYGSAAFHLLMMPLAALGWVTPWLAAVTMLVSSLAVAGNAWRLHGRWIDGHASARSRASGAPAEGGAGAAVGTP; this is encoded by the coding sequence ATGCGTCCCTACTCCATCTTCTCCATCCCGGCCGGGCTGTCGCCGGCGGACCGCCAGGTCCGCCGCCACGCCCTGCTGCGGCTGGGATTGGCCTGGCTGGTCATGATGCAGGTCATGATGCTGGCGTGGCCGGCCTACGTGCGCCACGATGACCTGCCGGCGCGCAATCTGGCGACCCTGGACTGGGCCATCGGGCTGATGAACTGGGCCAGCCTGGCGCTGACGCTGCCGGTCCTGGTCTATTCCGCCTGGCCCTTATGGCACGGCGCGGCGACACGACTATGGCAGGGGCGGCCCGGAATGGACCTGCCGGTGGCCACGGGCATGGCGGCCGCTTTCGTACCCAGCGTCCACGCCACGATCGCCGGGGACGGCGCGGTGTACTTCGATTCCGTCACGATGTTCGTCGCCTTTCTGCTGACGGCGCGCTACCTGGCGCTGTGCGCGCGCCAGTCGCGCGCAGGCGGCCGCAACGACCCGCTGCGGCGCACGCGTGCCACGCTTACCCTGTACGCCGACCGCCGCGCGGCGCAGTTCTGTACCGTTCAACTGGCCGCCACGTTCGCCACCGGCCTGGTCTGGATCTGGCTCGACCCCGGCCGCTTCCTGCCCGTCACGGTCGCGATGCTGGTGATCAGCTGCCCCTGCGCGCTGTCGATGTCGGTACCGGCGGTCATGGCCAGCGCCGACGCCGCCATCGGCGCCCTGCCCTGTGCCGACGAAGCCGACATCCGCGCCATCCAGGCCATGGCCGCGCGCAAGGCCATGCAGAACCTCTACGGCAGCGCGGCCTTCCATCTCTTGATGATGCCCCTGGCGGCCCTGGGCTGGGTCACGCCGTGGCTGGCGGCGGTCACGATGCTGGTGTCGTCCCTGGCGGTGGCGGGCAACGCGTGGCGGCTGCATGGCCGCTGGATCGACGGCCATGCATCGGCCCGGTCCCGTGCATCGGGCGCGCCGGCGGAAGGCGGCGCGGGCGCGGCGGTGGGAACGCCATGA
- a CDS encoding cbb3-type cytochrome oxidase subunit 3: MAYLTAIVTAISMATFLGIIAWAWSRGRQAANRDAALLPFALPDECTTPQSGMGNRHE, from the coding sequence ATGGCCTATCTGACCGCCATCGTGACGGCCATATCCATGGCCACCTTCCTGGGCATCATCGCGTGGGCCTGGTCCCGCGGCCGCCAGGCCGCCAACCGGGACGCCGCGCTGCTGCCCTTCGCCTTGCCCGACGAATGCACGACGCCGCAATCCGGCATGGGAAACCGCCATGAGTGA
- a CDS encoding Hsp20/alpha crystallin family protein → MSRLTRYSPFSAEPFADAFEGFLRPIRGLAEDGPRMDLDITENDKEYVLQAEIPGMNKEDIQVDIDGGEVRISAKKSSEKEVKDGDRVVRSERYWGQMQRAVSFATSIDEDHVTAVYDKGVLKLTLPKKAGDGTRRIEIS, encoded by the coding sequence ATGAGCCGACTCACTCGTTACAGCCCCTTCTCCGCCGAACCGTTCGCCGACGCCTTCGAAGGATTCCTGCGCCCGATACGCGGCCTGGCGGAAGACGGCCCCCGCATGGACCTCGATATCACCGAGAACGACAAGGAGTACGTCCTCCAGGCCGAGATCCCCGGCATGAACAAGGAGGATATCCAGGTCGACATCGACGGCGGCGAGGTACGCATCTCCGCCAAGAAATCCTCCGAAAAAGAAGTCAAGGATGGCGATCGCGTCGTGCGCAGCGAGCGCTACTGGGGCCAGATGCAGCGCGCCGTCTCGTTCGCCACCAGCATCGATGAAGACCACGTCACGGCCGTGTACGACAAGGGCGTACTCAAGCTGACGCTGCCGAAAAAGGCCGGCGACGGCACGCGCCGCATCGAGATTTCGTAA
- the ccoS gene encoding cbb3-type cytochrome oxidase assembly protein CcoS: MTILVLLLPLSLLFVAAIGGFLAWAVLTGQYDDTDGIADRLPDDD; this comes from the coding sequence ATGACCATCCTGGTATTGCTGCTGCCTCTGTCCCTGCTGTTCGTCGCGGCGATCGGGGGCTTCCTGGCCTGGGCGGTGCTGACCGGGCAATACGACGACACCGACGGCATCGCGGACCGCCTGCCGGACGACGACTGA
- a CDS encoding BON domain-containing protein yields MNQEERNADESLRQRVLDALEADPAVNAAHVGVSASNGIVTLSGHVDTYAERFDIEHIVRKVRGVRGIALEVTVRRAADKHVDDDQIAQRALSIIKWSAGIPEQDIQVTVQHGWVTLTGRVSWHFQRMAAEMAVRKLSGVTGITNQIELLRQVRPDNVERTIQAALRRDAELEAAGIHVAIRGETAVLEGHVSTWHEKAAAERACWSVPGVRAVENLLSIRSEVTA; encoded by the coding sequence ATGAATCAGGAAGAAAGAAACGCCGACGAATCCCTGCGCCAGCGGGTGCTGGATGCGCTGGAGGCCGACCCCGCCGTGAATGCCGCGCATGTCGGCGTTTCCGCGTCCAACGGCATCGTGACGCTGTCCGGGCACGTCGACACCTATGCGGAACGGTTCGATATCGAACACATCGTCCGCAAGGTGCGGGGCGTGCGCGGGATCGCGCTCGAAGTCACCGTGCGCCGGGCGGCCGACAAGCACGTGGACGACGACCAGATCGCCCAGCGCGCGCTTTCCATCATCAAATGGAGCGCCGGCATACCGGAACAGGACATCCAGGTCACCGTGCAGCATGGCTGGGTGACGCTTACCGGCAGGGTCTCCTGGCATTTCCAGCGCATGGCCGCGGAAATGGCGGTACGCAAGCTGTCCGGGGTGACGGGGATTACGAACCAGATCGAACTGCTGCGGCAGGTTCGTCCCGACAACGTCGAACGCACGATACAGGCCGCGCTGCGCCGCGACGCGGAGCTGGAAGCGGCCGGCATCCACGTCGCCATCCGCGGCGAGACGGCTGTCCTGGAGGGCCACGTCTCCACCTGGCATGAGAAGGCCGCCGCCGAGCGCGCCTGCTGGTCGGTGCCGGGCGTGCGAGCCGTCGAGAATCTCTTGTCCATCCGCTCCGAGGTCACGGCCTGA
- a CDS encoding BON domain-containing protein, with product MNDAELRKRVLEELEFDPSLDAAHIGVAVEDGIATLTGHVSAYAQKYNAERAAQRVKGVRGIAQEIEVRPPTASPTDDDQLAKRALDLIAWDASLPADAVKVKVERGWVTLSGEVEWHHQRMGCESAVRRLAGVTGVSNLIELRHRVQSGDIRASVDQALRRSAEVEAGNIRLHVNGGEVTLSGTTRSWHERNAVQRAAWAVPGVTSVVNHLTVV from the coding sequence ATGAACGACGCGGAACTGCGCAAGCGTGTCCTGGAAGAACTCGAGTTCGACCCCAGCCTGGATGCCGCCCACATCGGCGTGGCCGTGGAAGATGGCATCGCCACCCTGACCGGGCACGTCTCCGCCTACGCGCAAAAGTACAACGCCGAGCGCGCGGCGCAGCGGGTCAAGGGCGTGCGCGGGATCGCGCAGGAAATCGAAGTCCGCCCGCCCACGGCCAGCCCCACCGACGACGACCAGCTGGCCAAGCGCGCGCTGGATCTTATCGCCTGGGATGCCTCCCTGCCTGCCGACGCCGTCAAGGTAAAGGTCGAACGGGGCTGGGTGACATTGAGCGGTGAGGTGGAGTGGCACCACCAGCGCATGGGCTGCGAAAGCGCCGTGCGGCGGCTGGCCGGCGTCACCGGCGTATCCAACCTGATCGAATTGCGGCACCGGGTCCAGTCCGGCGATATCAGGGCCAGCGTCGACCAGGCCCTGCGGCGCAGCGCCGAAGTCGAAGCCGGCAACATCCGCCTGCATGTAAATGGCGGCGAAGTGACGCTGTCGGGCACGACCCGCAGCTGGCACGAACGCAATGCCGTGCAGCGGGCGGCATGGGCGGTGCCGGGCGTGACCTCCGTCGTCAACCATCTGACCGTCGTGTAG
- a CDS encoding universal stress protein: MLKRIALHIEKDQACPARTATTLALAQRFGAEVLGIYVAYVWPRDTLDESVIPSGVYEVMLQQRAADREKCHTEFNRRVDAAGNVAAQWRTPDGRPEQVLPLHARCADLLVLSQANNTDTDSIVDPYLVETIVMSAGRPVLVVPYAGEYSTVGNRILFCWDHGREAARALADAAPFIEKAEETFVLTLDAQSDAMRARQTVADDLPAWFRAQGYREPRMLIRETSEVGIGNAILNAASDHSCDLIVMGLYGHSRMREWVLGGASREIMEAMTVPVLFSH, from the coding sequence ATGCTGAAACGCATCGCGCTGCACATCGAGAAAGACCAGGCCTGCCCGGCCCGCACGGCCACCACCCTGGCGCTGGCGCAGCGCTTCGGGGCGGAGGTCCTGGGCATATACGTCGCCTATGTGTGGCCGCGCGACACCCTGGACGAAAGCGTCATCCCCAGCGGGGTCTACGAGGTCATGCTGCAGCAACGCGCGGCGGACCGCGAGAAATGCCATACCGAATTCAATCGCCGGGTCGACGCCGCCGGCAACGTCGCGGCCCAATGGCGCACGCCGGACGGCCGCCCGGAGCAGGTTCTGCCACTGCACGCGCGCTGCGCCGACCTGCTGGTCCTCAGCCAGGCCAACAACACGGACACGGATTCCATCGTCGATCCTTATCTGGTGGAAACCATCGTCATGAGCGCGGGCCGGCCAGTCCTGGTCGTGCCCTACGCCGGGGAATACAGCACGGTCGGCAATCGCATCCTGTTCTGCTGGGACCATGGCCGCGAGGCGGCGCGTGCCCTCGCCGATGCCGCACCCTTCATCGAAAAAGCCGAGGAGACCTTCGTCCTGACGCTGGACGCGCAATCCGACGCCATGCGGGCGCGCCAGACGGTCGCCGACGACCTGCCGGCCTGGTTCCGTGCCCAGGGCTATCGCGAGCCCAGGATGCTGATCCGCGAGACGAGCGAGGTGGGCATCGGCAACGCCATCCTCAATGCCGCTTCCGACCACAGTTGCGACCTGATCGTGATGGGCCTGTACGGACATAGCCGCATGCGTGAATGGGTGCTGGGCGGCGCCTCGCGGGAGATCATGGAAGCCATGACCGTCCCGGTGCTGTTCTCGCATTGA
- the ccoO gene encoding cytochrome-c oxidase, cbb3-type subunit II → MSTGKQSFFSHHTLEKNIGLMIVATVVVVSMAGLVQIIPLFHQHSTTEAEAGIQPYSPLRLMGRDVYIREGCVSCHSQQVRMLQSEVQRYGPYSTAGESVFDHPFLWGSKRTGPDLARVGGRYSDAWHREHLRDPRAVVPESNMPAYPWLRTAPLAGQNVADRMRALRQLGVPYTDRDIADAPKALEGKTEEDALVAYLQELGVAARKSAAPAASANGD, encoded by the coding sequence ATGAGCACCGGCAAGCAATCCTTCTTTTCGCACCACACGCTGGAAAAAAATATCGGCCTGATGATCGTCGCCACGGTCGTCGTCGTGTCGATGGCGGGACTGGTGCAGATCATTCCGCTGTTCCACCAGCATTCGACGACGGAGGCCGAGGCGGGCATCCAGCCCTACAGCCCCCTGCGCCTGATGGGGCGCGACGTCTATATCCGCGAAGGCTGTGTCAGCTGCCACTCGCAGCAGGTACGCATGCTGCAGTCCGAGGTCCAGCGCTATGGACCGTACTCCACGGCCGGCGAATCGGTTTTCGACCATCCGTTCCTGTGGGGTTCCAAGCGCACGGGGCCCGACCTGGCGCGCGTGGGCGGGCGCTATTCGGACGCCTGGCACCGCGAGCACCTGCGCGATCCGCGCGCCGTCGTGCCGGAATCCAACATGCCCGCCTACCCCTGGCTGCGCACCGCACCGCTGGCCGGACAGAACGTCGCGGACCGCATGCGGGCATTGCGCCAGCTGGGCGTGCCCTACACCGACCGGGACATCGCCGACGCCCCCAAGGCGCTGGAAGGCAAGACCGAAGAAGACGCCCTGGTGGCCTATCTGCAGGAACTGGGCGTCGCCGCCCGCAAGAGCGCCGCGCCGGCTGCATCCGCCAACGGAGACTGA
- the ccoG gene encoding cytochrome c oxidase accessory protein CcoG, translating to MGVAAIQYAGPAMSVADARIYARAVTGPYASWRIVFVFLTQALFYGLPWLQWDGRQAVLFDLGARRFYLFGLVLWPQDVVYLAVLLVISALGLFLFTALAGRLFCGYACPQTVYSEIFAWIERKVEGDRAARQRLDQGPWTARKLRLKAAKHALWLGIAWWTGSTFIGYFAPIRQLAHDLFTLQLGPWQWFWIVFYSVATWGNAGFLRESVCKYMCPYARFQSVMVDRDTFVVTYDKRRGEPRGGRSRHADAAALGLGDCVDCHWCVQVCPTGIDIRDGLQYMCIGCGACVDACNDVMKKMQYAPGLIRYASERAVDEGLSRRAAIRRLLRPRTMVYGTLLAGLVVALMTALWLRPSLRMDVIRDRGVLGREVAGGMIENVYRLQFMNTSGSPVQLALSADGLDGLALALPDGSTTVRVDALDNKIVAVVARAPAAGAAPGAHRIVIHARGTGTDGAAPATDEAASFFIPQ from the coding sequence CTGGGTGTGGCGGCAATCCAATACGCCGGGCCAGCCATGAGCGTCGCCGATGCCCGGATCTACGCGCGGGCGGTCACCGGCCCCTACGCCAGCTGGCGCATCGTCTTCGTCTTCCTGACACAGGCCCTGTTCTACGGCCTGCCCTGGCTGCAATGGGACGGCCGGCAGGCCGTCCTGTTCGACCTGGGCGCGCGCCGCTTCTACCTGTTCGGCCTGGTCCTCTGGCCCCAGGACGTCGTCTACCTGGCCGTCCTGCTGGTGATCTCCGCGCTTGGCCTGTTCCTGTTCACCGCGCTGGCGGGACGGCTGTTCTGCGGTTATGCCTGTCCGCAAACGGTCTATTCGGAGATCTTTGCCTGGATAGAACGCAAGGTCGAAGGCGACCGCGCCGCCCGGCAACGGCTGGACCAGGGCCCATGGACGGCCCGCAAGCTGCGGCTGAAGGCGGCCAAGCACGCGCTGTGGCTGGGTATCGCATGGTGGACGGGCAGTACGTTCATCGGCTATTTCGCGCCGATCCGGCAGTTGGCGCACGACCTGTTCACCTTGCAGCTGGGGCCGTGGCAGTGGTTCTGGATCGTGTTCTACAGCGTCGCGACCTGGGGCAACGCCGGCTTTTTGCGCGAGTCGGTGTGCAAATACATGTGCCCCTATGCCCGCTTCCAGAGCGTGATGGTGGACCGGGACACCTTCGTCGTCACCTACGACAAGCGGCGCGGCGAGCCCCGCGGCGGCCGCTCCCGCCATGCCGATGCGGCCGCCCTGGGCCTGGGCGACTGTGTCGACTGCCACTGGTGCGTGCAGGTCTGCCCCACCGGCATCGATATCCGCGACGGGTTGCAGTACATGTGCATAGGCTGCGGCGCCTGCGTCGACGCCTGCAATGACGTCATGAAGAAGATGCAGTACGCCCCCGGGCTGATCCGCTACGCATCCGAGCGCGCCGTCGACGAAGGGCTCTCGCGCCGTGCCGCCATACGGCGGCTGCTGCGCCCTCGCACGATGGTGTACGGAACGCTGCTGGCCGGCCTGGTCGTCGCCCTGATGACGGCGTTGTGGCTGCGCCCGTCGCTGCGCATGGACGTCATCCGCGACCGCGGCGTGCTGGGCCGCGAGGTCGCGGGCGGCATGATCGAGAACGTTTACCGCCTGCAATTCATGAATACATCGGGCTCGCCCGTGCAGCTTGCGCTATCCGCCGACGGCCTGGACGGGCTGGCGCTGGCCTTGCCGGACGGCAGCACGACCGTACGGGTCGACGCCCTGGACAACAAGATCGTGGCGGTCGTCGCGCGCGCCCCGGCGGCGGGCGCCGCCCCGGGGGCCCATCGTATCGTCATCCACGCGCGCGGCACCGGTACCGACGGCGCCGCGCCCGCCACCGACGAAGCCGCCAGTTTCTTCATTCCGCAATGA
- the ccoN gene encoding cytochrome-c oxidase, cbb3-type subunit I: MRDSPTTATFNYGVVRRFALMTIVWGIVGMAVGVLIAAQLIWPSLNLDIPWLSYGRLRPLHTNAVIFAFGGCGLFATSYYVVQRTCQARLFCGWLAEFTFWGWQAVIVAAAITLPLGLTSSKEYAELEWPIDILITLVWVAYAIVFFGTIVKRKVKHIYVANWFFGAYILTIAILHIVNNVELPVTMWKSYSAYAGVQDAMVQWWYGHNAVGFFLTTSFLGMMYYFVPKQAGRPIYSYRLSIVHFWALVFTYMWAGPHHLLYTSLPDWTQSLGMTFSLVLLAPSWGGMINGILTLQGAWHRLRTDPILKFLVTALSFYGMATFEGSMMSIRSVNALSHYTDWTIGHVHSGALGWVAMITFGSLYYLIPRLYGRETMYSVRAIELHFWVATLGVVLYIAAMWTAGVQQGLMWRATAPDGTLVYSFVEELKTRVPYYLIRLLGGTMFLAGVLVMAWNTWMTVRKATAVDPAIPQPAPQPVAVPLAEPAVATTTAA, from the coding sequence ATGCGTGACAGTCCAACGACGGCGACATTCAACTATGGCGTCGTTCGCCGCTTCGCCTTGATGACCATCGTCTGGGGCATCGTCGGCATGGCCGTCGGGGTGCTTATAGCCGCGCAGCTGATCTGGCCGTCCCTGAACCTGGACATCCCCTGGCTGAGCTATGGCAGGCTGCGCCCCCTGCACACCAACGCGGTGATCTTCGCCTTCGGCGGCTGCGGCCTGTTCGCCACGTCCTATTACGTCGTCCAGCGCACCTGCCAGGCGCGGCTGTTCTGCGGCTGGCTGGCCGAGTTCACGTTCTGGGGCTGGCAGGCGGTGATCGTGGCCGCGGCCATTACGCTGCCCCTGGGCCTGACCAGCAGCAAGGAATACGCGGAACTGGAATGGCCGATCGACATCCTGATCACCCTGGTGTGGGTGGCCTACGCCATCGTTTTCTTCGGCACCATCGTCAAGCGCAAGGTCAAGCACATCTATGTGGCCAACTGGTTCTTCGGCGCCTACATCCTGACGATCGCCATCCTGCACATCGTCAACAACGTCGAACTGCCGGTGACGATGTGGAAGTCCTATTCCGCCTACGCGGGCGTGCAGGACGCCATGGTCCAGTGGTGGTACGGGCACAATGCCGTGGGTTTTTTCCTGACCACCAGCTTCCTCGGCATGATGTATTACTTCGTGCCGAAACAGGCGGGCCGGCCGATCTATTCGTATCGCCTGTCCATCGTCCACTTCTGGGCGCTGGTCTTTACCTATATGTGGGCCGGCCCGCATCACCTGCTGTATACGTCGCTGCCGGATTGGACGCAGTCGCTGGGCATGACGTTTTCGCTGGTGCTGCTGGCGCCCTCGTGGGGCGGCATGATCAACGGCATCCTGACCCTGCAGGGTGCCTGGCACCGCCTGCGCACCGATCCCATTCTGAAGTTCCTGGTGACCGCGCTGTCCTTCTACGGCATGGCGACCTTCGAAGGCTCGATGATGTCCATCCGCAGCGTCAATGCCTTGTCCCATTACACCGACTGGACGATCGGCCACGTGCATTCCGGCGCCCTGGGCTGGGTCGCCATGATCACCTTCGGTTCGCTCTACTACCTGATCCCCCGCCTCTACGGCCGCGAGACCATGTACAGCGTGCGTGCCATCGAACTGCACTTCTGGGTCGCCACGCTGGGGGTGGTCCTGTACATCGCGGCGATGTGGACCGCCGGCGTCCAGCAGGGTCTGATGTGGCGCGCCACCGCCCCGGACGGCACGCTGGTCTATAGCTTCGTCGAGGAATTGAAGACCCGCGTCCCGTACTACCTGATCCGCCTGCTGGGCGGGACGATGTTCCTGGCCGGCGTGCTCGTCATGGCCTGGAATACCTGGATGACCGTGCGCAAGGCCACCGCCGTCGATCCCGCCATCCCGCAGCCCGCGCCGCAGCCCGTCGCCGTACCGCTGGCCGAGCCGGCCGTCGCCACCACCACCGCCGCCTGA
- a CDS encoding bifunctional aspartate transaminase/aspartate 4-decarboxylase: MLDLDIAKLSALSPFELKDQLAAAASSDAERLMLNAGRGNPNFLATLPRYAFLALGEFAMQEAARSYAYLDSGFGGLPEARGIVQRFEAYASHHATGEGVIFLRKAIAYVKDQLGLDRDAFLVEMVAAFLGCNYPTPPRMLRHVEEIVKAYLAQEMFGPIPCSGDFSLFATEGGTAAMTYIFQSLAVNKLIRPGDRIALATPIFSPYLEIPALAEYDLDVVDVRMDEHADWQFPESEMAKLLDPAVKVFCLVNPSNPPSNKLSNATLDALARLVADARPDLIIVTDDVYGTFADDFVSLFARCPRNTLCVYSFSKFFGATGWRLGTIGLHRDNVLDAALASQPEDEKQALARRYSSLTAEPAALRFIDRLVADSRAVALNHTAGLSVPQQLQMALFALNGLMDREGRYKTAAKQLIRKRYQTLYGSMGIEVQRGPNDVNYYTLIDLQELAGKIYGSAFEQWFVERDLGIRFLFRLAEETGVVLLPGNGFEVVDTSARVSLANLTEVEYASIGKFTRQVLDEYFKDFVAAVGMPATLAP, encoded by the coding sequence ATGCTAGATCTGGATATCGCCAAGCTCTCTGCCTTGAGCCCGTTCGAACTCAAGGACCAGCTCGCTGCCGCCGCGTCCTCTGATGCCGAGCGGCTGATGCTGAATGCCGGACGCGGCAATCCGAATTTCCTGGCGACGCTGCCGCGCTACGCATTCCTGGCACTGGGAGAGTTCGCCATGCAGGAAGCGGCGCGTTCCTACGCCTACCTGGACAGCGGGTTCGGCGGCCTGCCCGAGGCGCGCGGCATCGTGCAGCGCTTCGAGGCCTACGCCTCGCACCACGCGACCGGCGAGGGCGTCATCTTCCTGCGCAAGGCCATCGCCTACGTGAAAGACCAGTTGGGGCTGGACCGCGACGCCTTCCTGGTAGAGATGGTGGCGGCCTTCCTGGGGTGCAATTACCCGACTCCGCCGCGCATGCTCCGGCATGTGGAGGAAATCGTCAAAGCCTACCTGGCGCAGGAGATGTTCGGCCCGATCCCATGCAGCGGCGATTTTTCGCTCTTCGCGACGGAAGGGGGAACGGCGGCGATGACCTACATCTTCCAGAGCCTGGCGGTGAACAAGCTGATCCGGCCTGGCGACCGGATCGCGCTGGCCACGCCGATATTTTCGCCGTACCTGGAGATCCCGGCGCTGGCCGAGTACGACCTGGATGTGGTCGACGTGCGCATGGACGAACATGCCGACTGGCAGTTTCCCGAAAGCGAAATGGCCAAGCTGCTGGATCCCGCCGTCAAGGTGTTCTGCCTGGTCAATCCCAGCAACCCGCCGTCGAACAAGCTGTCCAATGCGACGCTGGACGCGCTGGCCAGGCTCGTCGCCGACGCCCGCCCCGATCTCATCATCGTGACCGACGATGTCTACGGCACTTTCGCCGACGATTTCGTGTCGCTGTTCGCCCGCTGCCCGCGCAATACGCTATGCGTGTACTCGTTTTCCAAGTTCTTCGGCGCCACGGGATGGCGGCTGGGCACGATAGGCTTGCATCGGGACAATGTGCTGGACGCGGCGCTGGCCAGCCAGCCGGAGGACGAGAAGCAGGCATTGGCACGCCGATACAGCTCGCTGACGGCCGAACCGGCGGCGCTGCGCTTTATCGACCGCCTGGTGGCCGATAGCCGCGCGGTCGCGCTCAACCACACGGCCGGGCTATCGGTGCCGCAGCAGTTGCAAATGGCACTGTTCGCGCTGAACGGCCTGATGGATCGCGAGGGACGCTACAAGACGGCGGCCAAGCAACTGATACGCAAGCGCTACCAGACGCTGTATGGCAGCATGGGTATCGAGGTCCAGCGCGGCCCGAACGACGTCAACTACTACACGCTGATCGATCTGCAGGAGCTGGCCGGAAAGATCTACGGCTCGGCCTTCGAACAGTGGTTTGTCGAGCGCGATCTCGGCATCCGCTTCCTGTTCCGCCTGGCTGAAGAGACCGGTGTGGTGCTGCTGCCGGGCAACGGGTTCGAAGTCGTCGATACCTCGGCACGGGTATCGCTGGCGAACCTGACCGAAGTGGAGTACGCGTCCATCGGCAAGTTCACCCGCCAGGTGCTGGACGAGTACTTCAAGGACTTCGTGGCGGCCGTCGGCATGCCGGCAACCCTGGCCCCGTAG